In Mus musculus strain C57BL/6J chromosome 9, GRCm38.p6 C57BL/6J, one genomic interval encodes:
- the Tmem89 gene encoding transmembrane protein 89 precursor — MLYTLLLVPSLFLLVMPVPSQGWSRPLWYQVGLDLQPWGCQPNSPDIWGCQPNSLDSCKNSLGCPGYWLGLGGNRIYPVAGVTITTTMLLVVSRVIVHRWRAKVAKGQLPAVTSSSGKHWKEQPTVSDRTLVLRVLHMLDAILLHIEGHLQGLASQQQIQIKGSPPQSG; from the exons ATGCTGTACACATTGCTCTTAGTGCCATCGCTGTTCCTGTTGGTGATGCCTGTCCCTAGCCAAGGCTGGTCTAGGCCCCTCTGGTACCAAGTAGGGCTGGACTTGCAGCCCTGGGGCTGCCAGCCAAACAGCCCAGATATCTGGGGCTGCCAGCCAAATAGCCTGGATAGCTGCAAGAACAGTCTGGGTTGCCCTGGCTACTGGTTGGGCCTGGGAGGAAATCGCATCTACCCCGTGGCTGGGGTCACAATCACCACCACCATGTTGCTGGTTGTCAGCCGTGTGATAGTGCACCGATGGCGAGCTAAGGTTGCTAAGGGTCAG CTCCCAGCAGTGACCTCCAGCTCCGGCAAACACTGGAAAGAGCAGCCCACTGTCTCAGACCGCACGCTGGTCCTCAGGGTCCTTCACATGCTGGACGCCATCCTGCTCCACATTGAGGGCCACCTGCAGGGGCTGGCTTCCCAACAACAAATTCAAATAAAAGGGTCCCCCCCTCAGTCTGGGTGA